One Carassius auratus strain Wakin chromosome 39, ASM336829v1, whole genome shotgun sequence genomic window, tctctctctctctctctctctctctctctctctctcatgctcttTTCTTCTTATCCTGGATTACAATAAAGATTATAGAGCTCTGGTTACCAGGAGAGAACATGCTAACAACACgctataaaaacacacacatacacacacacacctttacagTTAAACAATAAAAACTCTACAGCAACTCACATCTCTGTAGAAGTTCCTGAAGAGCGTCTGGTGAGGATTCATGAAAATCTTCTTAAGAAAGATAACATTTCTTAAGATAACTTTTAAGAAGTTTGTACGATTGTTCAGAACTGaagttcttaaaataaaaataaaaaaacccctTCAAAGTACTGAAATATGTTTTTAGAAGAATTTTAAACAGAAATGAGCTGGAAACCTTCAGGTGTGTCTCTAGTTCTGATTATGTGTATTATATGTAGCTGGAGTTCTGTTATTAAACATGTTTGGGGATTTCAGTTGAGCTGGGGGTTATCCTAACGTTAAAGTTACAAGTTTTCTCTTAAGCACATTCGTGAGAATTGTGTTTGGGGATAGAGATTCTTCTAAAGTTAAATATGAAGAAACAGCGGTTCAGAAGAAGTGTGTTTTTAAGAATATTTCTTGATTTCGTCACTAACAGTGTTATAACTGAGATACGGTTTATATAGAATTGAATTATGAGATTTATTTGTATGTTAagctttcatttaaatgtaatgcagtatagttttattcattttatttcaggtgTTAATTTGAGTtgtttaagttaaactaaatgtgtgtgtgtgtgtttcagctggtGGCTGTGTGTGGCTCTGCTGCtgctggctgtgtgtgtgtgtctggcgtTGTTCTGTATGCTGTATCTGGAGTGGTTCAGAGGAATAAAGCAGTATGATCAGGAGTATCCAGCCGTCCCTGCCCTCACCACCGCCGCCTTCATCGCTGCCTCCTGCAGGTGTGCTGCACACACACTtctccagacacacacacttctccagacacacacacttctccagacacacacacttctccagacacacacacacacacacacacacacgcacacacacacttctccagacacacacacacacacacacacacactgctccagacacacacacacacacacacacacacacacactgctccagacacacacacacacacacacacacacacacactgctccagacacacacacacacacacacacacactgctccagacacacacacacacacacacacacacacactgctccagacacacacacacactgctccagacacacacacacacacacacacacacacacactgctccagacacacacacactgctccagacacacacacacacacacacacacacacacacacactgctccagacacacacacacacacacacacacactgctccagacacacacacacacacacacacacacacacacacacacacacacactgctccagacacacacacacacacacacacacacactgctccagacacacacacacacacacacacacacacacacacactgctccagacacacacacacactgctccagacacacacacacacacactgctccagacacacacacacacacactctgctccacacacactcactgctccagacacacacacacacacactgctccagacacacacacacacacacacacacactgctccagacacacacactgctccagacacacacacacacacactctgctccacacacacacactgctccagacacacacacacactctgctccacacacacacactgctccagacacacacacacacacacacacacacactgctccagacacacacacacacacacacacacacacacacactgctccagacacacacacacacacacacacacacacactgctccagacatacacacacacacacacacacacacacacacactgctccagacacagacacaaacagaccacacacacaaactctgctccaaagacacacacacacacacacttctcctgTGATTCGCTTTCAGTGAATCGAGTCAAATCtctgattcagtgagtcatctgTATTAATGCACCTACTGAACTAAATATAGTCTGTTTCACTGCAGATAAATGAGAATGATTAAATATAATTCTTCTTTGCATTCATTTAGTGACTCTTAATTCCTGTATTTCTCCACGTGTGAAGTGTTTGGtgatggatgatgatgatgatgatgcttctGTTTCAGTCTGAACATCGCTCTGTGGCCCGTCTGGTCCTTCTTCACGCCGGTGATTCTGTTCACTCAGTTCATGGGTGTAGTGATGCTGATCTCACTGCTGGGCTGAGACACAGAGAGAGGGCAGCTGATCGACCTCTGACCTCTGCGTGAGGACTGGCTTTAATGAACAATGAGTCTCGGATCTAAAGCTGCTCATACTTTCCTGAACATCAGCCTGATGGAGGTGAACTAGAGGTTTTCTTTGAGGTCCTGTAGACTGCTGATTGCAGATTGCTTTATCTTCCAAACACTGTTTTAAACAGTTCCCTTGGCACTTGTGTTGAACTCCTGTTTTAATGTTTGTCTGTAACTaacaaatgcatgaactgatgaaATAAAGGATGTTTGTATTACATGAAGCGTTCCGTCTGTCTGTTCAGCTGCTCATAACAGAGTCAGGTTTCAGGTTTCAGGTGTGAACTGAGATTGTAGAACAGAACATTGACGTAGCTTCAGGTAATGTGAACCACAGAGATTTACTCACACAGAAGAAAAGCCACGGCGCTTTGTGACGTGATATGATGATTGCACAACACTATTTCATTTGACTTTATTTTCAACTCACTGTTTTTGGTGGATCTGTTAGGTGTTCAGGTGCTGGATAATGTTTCAGAGAAGTGTCTGAGCTCAGGCTTCTTGCTTGTTTGTTCATATCTTCATGCTTTCTGTGATTCTGATGTTCTCAATTTAGAAAGCAGCCTCCATTAAAGCCTGAAAGCTGACATTTACAGAGCACTTCTGAAGTCAGTCCGATCATGAGCAAACTTTGTCAGAACTGTCTTTTTAAGAATCTCTTTAAAGGTTAGTTTCTAGTTTTCtttatggaaataaaatgttaGTTTCTGGTTTGAAGAACATTATTCTAACCTAACCCAATTCATCATGTTTATAAATTCTTACATTGTTATGCATTATTATTGCAGTAAATCTATATAAAATAGATCAGTCCACAATCTATATCTTTGTTCATACATTAACCTAAAAATAACCATTAGAGAATGTTCTCTGGAAGTTATTTTTGGGTCATGTAATAGAACCACCTTGCAGCGTTCTGCGAGCATTATTTTATGGTTACAATATATAATTAACCTTAAAAGAATGTTCCCCTAACGTTAGTATTTAGTTCCCAAAAAATTACCAAACAGGAGTGAAATTCTAACGTTAGGGGAATGTTCTCTGTTTGCTGGGGAGTTACTCTGGTAATCTTTATTTACCAGAATGAGATTTaggagtaatgcattacaagtaacattaGTTATGTAATccaattactttttcaaataactagtaatgcaaaacaattttaatttaaataacatacgtatattaaataatataaattaattaattaaatatctgAGTGACTTTTTCAAACAGGCCCTGTTTCAGCAGTCACTGTTTGACTGACTGCTGTGCTGagagaatcaggagtgagtgcAGATGTGCTTTGTGTGAACAcagagaatcaggagtgagtgcAGATGTGCTTTGTGTGAACAcagagaatcaggagtgagtgcAGATGTGCTTTGTGTGAACACAGAGAATCAGGAGTGTGTGCAGATGTGTGAATCAGGAGTGAGTGCAGATGTGCTGCGTGTGAAcagagagaatcaggagtgagtgcAGATGTGCTGCGTGTGAACACAGAATCAGGAGTGAGTGCAGATGTGCTTTGTGTGAACACAGAGAATCAGGAGTGTGTGCAGATGTGTGAATCAGGAGTGAGTGCAGATGTGCTGCGTGTGAACACAGAATCAGGAGTGAGTGCAGATGTGCTTTGTGTGAACACAGAGAATCAGGAGTGTGTGCAGATGTGTGAATCAGGAGTGTGTGCAGATGTGCTGTGTGTGAACACCgagaatcaggagtgagtgcAGATGTGCTGAGTGTGAACACAGAGAATCAGGAGTGTGTGCAGATGTGTGAATCAGGAGTGTGTGCAGATGTGCTGTGTGTGAACACGGAGAATCAGGAGTGTGTGCAGATGTGCTGTGTGTGAACACCgagaatcaggagtgagtgcAGATGTGCTGAGTGTGAACAcagagaatcaggagtgagtgcAGATGTGCTGAGTGTGAACACAGAGAATCAGGAGTGTGTGCAGATGTGCTGTGTGTGAACAGAGAATCAGGAGTGTGTGCAGATGTGCTGTGGGTGAACacggagaatcaggagtgagtgcAGATGTGCTGCGTGTGAACAGAGAATCAGGAGTGTGTGCAGATGTGCTGTGTGTGAACAcagagaatcaggagtgagtgcAGATGTGCTGAGTGTGAACAcagagaatcaggagtgagtgcAGATGTGCTGAGTGTGAACAcagagaatcaggagtgagtgcAGATGTGCTGAGTGTGAACACAGAGAATCAGGAGTGTGTGCAGATGTGCTGTGTGTGAACAGAGAATCAGGAGTGTGTGCAGATGTGCTGTAGGTGAACacggagaatcaggagtgagtgAAGATGtacttcaaaaaaataaactttaaagaggtgtgtgaacttgcaagcacgatgtcagacactgtaatatgctctggtcccctccctgcttaccgtggtgacgagatgcatagcagattgccatcactcaatggctggatgtctaagtggtgcccacagaataacataggttatatagacaattggacgagcttttggggcagacctgacctgtttaaaagagatggtcttcatccctcctggggtgacgccactcttctgtctagaaatatggcacatagtcttagtgtttatacttgactaactggggcccaggtcaggaagcagacagactggctaaaccgaccgtctgctagctgcctcccgtcacagaggtcagttaattctcagcacatagagactctttcacctagatatcacactatagagactgtgtctgttccccgaactagaaaatacaaaaaacgtccaaaccaagttaaggttaacaatttaattgaggttcaacaaataaaaaacaaatgcaatatggataaacaaatgataaagattggcttattgaatatcagatccatttctacgaaaacactttttgtaaataatatgataactgatcataatatagatgtgctctgtttgacagaaacttggctaaaacctgatgaatacattattttaaatgagtccaccccccaagattattgttataaacacgagccacgtcttaaaggcaaagggggaggagttgcttcaatttataacaacgttttcaggatttctcagagggcaggcttcaagtataactcgtttgaagtaatggtgcttcatataacattatccagagaaaccaatgttaatgataaatccccttttatgtttgtactggctactgtatacaggccaccaggccaccatacagactttattaaagagtttggtgattttacgtgcagataaagttttaatagttggtgattttaatatccatgtcgataatgaaaaagatgcattgggatcggCATTTATAgtcattctgaactctattggtgttagacaacatgtttcaggacctactcattgtcgaaatcatactctagatttaatactgtcacatggaattgatgttgatagtgttgaaattattcagccaagtgatgatatctcagatcattatttagttctgtgtaaacttcatatagccaaaattgtaaattctacttcttgttacaagtatcgaagaaccatcacttctaccacaaaagactgctttttaagttatcttcctgatgtatccaaattccttagcatatccaaaacctcagaacaacttgatgatgtaacagaaactatggactctctcttttctagcactttaaatacagttgcccctttacgcttaaggaaggttaaggaaaacagtttgacaccatggtataatgagcatactggcaccctaaagagagcagcccgaaaaatggagcgcagctggaggaaaacaaaactagaggtatttcgtattgcttggcgggaaagtagcatatcctatagaaaagcattaaaaactgctagatcagattacttttcttctcttttagaagaaaacaaacataaccccaggtatttattcaatacagtggcaaaattaacgaaaaataaagcctcaacaagtgttgacatttcccaacaccacaacagtaatgactttatgaactactttacttctaaaatcgatactattagagataaaattgcaatcattcagctgtcagctacagtatcacatcagacagtgaactatagaccccctgaggaacagttccactcattctctactataggagaggaagaattgtataaacttgttaaatcatctaaaccaacaacatgtatgttagaccctataccatctaagctcctaaaagaggtgcttccagaagtcataggtcctcttctgactattattaattcctcattgtcattaggatatgtccccaaaaccttcaaactggctgttattaagcccctcatcaaaaaaacacaacttgaccccagagaacttgttaattatagaccaatctcgaatctcccttttctgtccaagatattagaaaaggtggtatcctcacaattatattccttcttagagaaaaatggtatatgtgaggatttccagtcaggatttagaccgtatcatagtactgagactgctctccttagagttacaaatgatctgctcttatcatctgatcgtgggtgtatctctctattagttttattggatcttagtgctgcgtttgacacaattgaccacaacattcttttgcatagacttgaacaccttgttggcatcagtggaagtgcattagcatggtttaaatcatacttatatgaccgccatcagttcgtagcagtgaatgaagatgtatcatatcgatcacaactgcagtatggagtacctcaaggctcagtactagggcccctactcttcacgctttatatgttacccttgggagatatcatcaggaaacatggtgttagctttcactattatgccgatgatactcagctctatatttcttcacggcccggtgaaacacaccaatttgaaaaactaatgggatgcatagtcgatataaaaaactggatgacgagtaatttcttactgctaaattcagaaaaaacagaggtgttaataatagggcctaaaaactctgcttgtaataacctagaacactgactaagacttgatggttgctctgtcaattcttcgtcatcagttaggaacctaggtgtgctacttgatcgcaatctttccttagaaagccacgtttctagcatttgtaaaactgcatttgtccatctcaaaaatatatctaaattatggcctatgctcacaatgtcaaatgcagaaatgttaatccatgcatttatgacttcaaggttagactattgtaatgctttattgggtggttgttctgcacgcttggtaaacaaactacagctagtccaaaatgcagcagcaagagttcttactagaaccaggaagtatgaccatattagcccggtcctgtccatactgcactggctccctatcaaacatcgtatagattttaaaatattgcttattacttataaa contains:
- the tmem128 gene encoding transmembrane protein 128 — protein: MAEPSEFMNVRRRFKTNIEEDVDEQGSAPDEAVDVKASSRINRHSVFWILASLALTYYLDFFSVLLNHSDIHSWWLCVALLLLAVCVCLALFCMLYLEWFRGIKQYDQEYPAVPALTTAAFIAASCSLNIALWPVWSFFTPVILFTQFMGVVMLISLLG